Proteins found in one Triticum aestivum cultivar Chinese Spring chromosome 4D, IWGSC CS RefSeq v2.1, whole genome shotgun sequence genomic segment:
- the LOC123096445 gene encoding pentatricopeptide repeat-containing protein At3g26782, mitochondrial: MAAARVQPPLNPRAASPSTAVPTSNTQSLQSTPLHTSTPSVRALFLRAVDPSRPASWSAAVADLLASGDAVAALATFAAALRANPAALLPALPPAFRAAAAATSLVAGRQLHLLALRSGLFPSDPFSASALLHMYHHCCRPLDARKAFDEIPSPNPVIITAMCSGYLRNNLVYPSLALFRDLLTSGSAMAVDEAAALVAFSSSARVPVRGITASLHALIVKIGLDVDAGVVNTMLDAYAKGGGRDLPAARKVFDTMEKDVVSWNTMIALYAQNGLSAEALELYCKMLNVGGGIRYNAVTFSAVLLACAHAGTIQTGKRVHNQVVRMGLEENTYVGTSVVDMYSKCGRVEMARKAFGKIKEKNVLSWSAMITGYGMHGHGQDALEVFNEMCRSGQNPNYITFISVLAACSHAGLLDMGRYWYKTMKNKFGVEPGVEHYGCMVDLLGRAGCLDEAYGLIKEMKVKPDAAIWGALLSACRVHKNVELAEISAKRLFELDATNSGYYVLLSNIYAEAGMWKDVERMRVLVKTRGIEKPPGYSSVELKGKTHVFYVGDTSHPQHKEIYSYLGKLLDIAQKAGYVPNTGSVHHDLDEEEKESALRIHSEKLAVAFALMNSIPGSVIHVIKNLRVCTDCHAVIKFISKSAEREIIVRDLQRFHHFKDGSCSCGDYW, translated from the coding sequence ATGGCGGCAGCAAGAGTGCAGCCTCCGCTCAACCCACGAGCGGCGTCGCCTTCCACGGCAGTCCCCACCTCCAACACTCAAAGCCTACAGAGCACGCCCCTCCATACTTCCACCCCTTCCGTCCGCGCGCTGTTCCTCCGCGCCGTGGACCCCTCCCGTCCTGCCTCCtggtccgccgccgtcgccgaccttCTTGCTTCCGGAGACGCCGTCGCCGCTCTGGCCACCTTTGCCGCCGCTCTCCGCGCTAACCCGGCCGCGCTCCTCCCGGCCCTTCCCCCCGCCTTCCGCGCAGCTGCCGCCGCCACCTCGCTCGTCGCCGGCCGCCAGCTACACCTCCTTGCCCTCCGTTCCGGTCTCTTTCCCTCCGATCCCTTCTCCGCCTCCGCTCTTCTCCACATGTACCACCACTGCTGCCGCCCCCTCGACGCCCGCAAGGCGTTCGATGAAATTCCCAGCCCCAACCCTGTCATTATCACAGCCATGTGCTCTGGCTACCTGCGAAACAATCTAGTCTACCCCTCGCTCGCTCTCTTCCGCGACTTGCTCACATCTGGTTCTGCCATGGCGGTGGACGAGGCGGCTGCACTCGTGGCGTTCTCCTCGTCGGCCCGTGTCCCTGTCCGCGGAATTACTGCTAGCCTTCATGCGCTTATTGTGAAGATTGGCCTGGACGTGGATGCTGGGGTGGTCAACACGATGTTAGACGCTTATGCCAAAGGCGGTGGTCGTGACCTGCCGGCTGCGAGGAAGGTGTTTGATACCATGGAGAAGGATGTCGTGTCCTGGAATACGATGATTGCGCTGTATGCTCAGAATGGGTTGTCGGCGGAGGCCCTCGAGCTGTATTGCAAGATGCTGAATGTTGGTGGAGGCATTAGGTACAATGCTGTGACGTTCTCTGCTGTGTTACTGGCTTGCGCGCATGCTGGGACGATACAGACTGGAAAGCGTGTTCATAATCAGGTGGTAAGAATGGGTTTGGAGGAAAATACCTATGTTGGAACTTCTGTAGTTGATATGTACAGCAAGTGCGGAAGAGTGGAAATGGCAAGAAAAGCTTTCGGCAAAATTAAGGAGAAGAATGTCCTTTCATGGTCTGCCATGATTACTGGTTATGGTATGCACGGTCATGGACAAGACGCCCTTGAAGTTTTCAATGAGATGTGCAGATCGGGGCAAAACCCTAACTACATAACTTTTATCTCGGTTTTAGCTGCTTGCAGTCATGCTGGTCTTTTAGATATGGGCCGTTATTGGTACAAAACCATGAAGAATAAGTTTGGGGTTGAACCTGGAGTGGAACACTACGGATGCATGGTGGATCTTCTTGGCCGCGCCGGTTGTCTTGATGAGGCTTATGGCCTCATTAAAGAAATGAAGGTTAAACCTGATGCTGCTATCTGGGGAGCTCTTCTTAGTGCATGTCGAGTCCATAAAAATGTTGAGCTGGCAGAAATTTCTGCGAAAAGATTGTTTGAGTTGGATGCAACCAACAGTGGGTACTATGTTTTATTGTCCAATATATATGCAGAAGCTGGAATGTGGAAAGATGTGGAGAGAATGAGAGTTCTGGTTAAAACAAGAGGAATAGAAAAGCCTCCAGGGTATAGCTCAGTTGAATTGAAAGGTAAAACCCATGTGTTTTATGTTGGCGACACGAGTCATCCTCAGCACAAGGAGATCTATTCTTATTTGGGGAAACTGCTTGACATAGCGCAAAAGGCAGGCTATGTACCAAACACGGGCTCTGTTCATCATGATTTGGATGAAGAGGAGAAAGAATCTGCGTTGCGCATCCATAGTGAAAAGCTTGCCGTTGCTTTTGCTCTGATGAACTCTATCCCGGGTTCAGTAATCCATGTGATAAAGAATCTCCGGGTCTGTACTGA